The DNA sequence CTGCCGTCAGTGCATGGTGACGGTCATGGCGCGGGTCATCGACGCGGATGCCACGCGGGCGGCTTCCTGCGCGGGGAGCGCGACCAGAAGGATCCGCCCGCGGCGTGACCGAGCGTCGGCGGCCGGGGGCACCAGCACGACCGGTGCTGCGATGGCCATCGTCAGCGGGGAACCATCGCGCCGGGGGCCGGCCGGCGGGAGCCTTCCGGCCCGCCCCGGGACGGCGGCGGTGGGACCGGTCGCCGGAGACTGATCATCGGGTGGTGCGGCGATGATGTCGACAAGATCTCCTGCATGCACCACCTCGGCGAGCGCCGGGTCTGCGAGGCGGACGGTGACCAGGCGGGCGTCTTGCACCCCCGCAGCCGCCCTGGCCAGGGGTTCTCCCAGCAGTCGCACATCGGTCAGCGCCTCGCCGGCGCGGACGGGGGCGGCGATCATGCGGCCCAGCGCGCGCTCCTGCGTCGACAGTGCGCCCCGCGGCACGGCCCGCGCAGCTCGCTGCACCACGGCCAGATCCGCGGCGGTGACCTCCGCGCCGGGGGACAGGTCACGTGCGGCAATGACGACGTCGACCTCGTCCGCGGCGGGATCTCCGCGGACGGCGAGGACCACCGCCGTGACCGCCAGCACCGCCGCCGCGCAGCGACGCAGGGCGACGACGCGCGGCCAACCGGGCGCCCACGCCGCGCGCATCCGCTGGAACGGCCCGGCACGCAAGTCCCGCGTCCGATGCGCCGCGTCCGATGCTCCGCGGCCGAATCCCCCCGCCATGTGCAACCCCCGTCGTGTTCCCCACTGCTCCGGGCTCCCCGTGCCCTGCCGGGACCACGGTACGGGCGCGGCGGCGGCGCGGCGAACGAAAGCCGGCGCGGTTGTGGATAACCGCGCCGGCCGTGCACAGCGAAGGGGTGGGCGGTGCCTCAGCCCGCGGCGGACCCCGAGGCTGCGGGCGCGGGGCTGGACTGGGCGCCCGAGCCGGACTTGGCGCCGCCTGCGGCCGAACCCGACGAGCCCGACGACGACCCCGAACCCGACGAGTCCGAGGACGACCCCGACGACGACGAGTCGGAGGACGCGCCGGCAGGCACGGTGCCCGAGCGACTGTCGGTGCGGTAGAAGCCGCTGCCCTTGAATACGATGCCCACCGAGTTGAACAGCTTGCGCAGCCGGCCGCCGCAGTCCGAGCACACCGTGAGCGCATCGTCGCTGAACTTCTGGACGATGTCGAAGCTGTTGCCGCACTCGGTGCAGGCGTACGAATAGGTGGGCACGGGCGGACCTCCCGGGGTGGGCCGCGCGGGACGCGGCGGGCTGGTTTCGCGGCGGAGCGCGGGCGGCTCGGGCCGGGGCACCGCGCCGGGCGGGGTTGTCCACCTCGCTGCGCCGCAGTTCCGGCCTTTTCAGCACTCCGATTGCATGAGTGCCAACGCATTCATGGTAATGGTTGTTCCCCGTGCCGTCGGTGCCGGTCTACTTCCGGACGACGCGGAACACCCCTTCGCCGGGGGTGAGCACCGTGCCGATCCGTACGTCATGCGGATCCTCGGGGAGTTCGTCGACCAGTTCATCGTCGCCGACGGCGCAGACCATCGCCGCCCCCGGCGCGGCCGCGGGGAGCGTCCGGTCGTAGTAGCCGGCGCCCCGCCCGAGTCGCACCCCGCGCCGGTCCACCGCCACGGCCGGCACCAGGATCAGCGCGGCCTCGGCGATGACGGAGGGATCCAGAACGGGCCCCGGCGGCTCGAGCAGCCCGTAACGGGCAGTGCGCAGAGCAGTGCGGCCCGTGTGCGGCGCCCAGGACAGCGGCCCCGGCGCGCCGGTGACCGGGAGGAGCACGCGCAGACCGGCGGCCAGGGCGTCGTCGAGCATGCGCATGTCGCCCGGCTCCGCGTCGGTGGGCACGTACGCGCAGATCGTCGTCCCCCGCGGGAGTGTGGTGAGGATCTCGGTGCGCCACACCGCGGCGAGGGCGTCCGACTCGGCACGGAGTGCGTCGTGGCCGGCCGCGGCGCGCAGCGCACGGAAGCGCCTGCGCCATGCGTGCTTGTCGACGGCGACGGGCCGGGCGTCGCCGTAGGGCCGGCGGTCCGCATGCCGGGCCGCCGCGGCGTAAGCAGCCCCGTCGGACGGGTCGTTGCTGGACATCCGTGTTGCACCTCTCTCGCCGTGGACATCGCGCTCCGCCGCCCCTGGGGCGCCGGGCCCGGGGGAAGCGCCGGTATTAGCGCACACTGAACCCGGCGTCGCGCCGCTCGATCGCGGTGACACGCCGATCAATAGTTAGGGTAGGGCTATGACATCTCGGAGTGCGGCGGACGAGCCGGCGGTATCGCCGCAGTGGGGAGCGGGGCCGTTCCGCACGGCGATCGTTCCGGCGGCGGGACTGGGGACGCGGTTCCTGCCCGCCACCAAGACGGTGCCGAAGGAGCTGCTGCCCGTCGTGGACACGCCGGGCATCGAGCTCGTCGCAGGCGAAGCGGCGGAAGCCGGCGCCCGCCGCCTGATCATCATCACGAACGAGGGCAAGGACGGGGTGGTCGCGCACTTCCGCTCGGATCCGGAGCTCGAAGCCACGCTGGCCGAGCGCGGGAAGACGGAGCTGCTGGCCAAGGTGCGCCGCGCGCCGGAGCTCATCGACGTCAAGGCGGTCGTGCAGCCCTCGCCCCACGGGCTCGGTCACGCCATCGGGTGCGCCGAGTCCGCGCTCGCCGCCGACGAGGACGCGGTCGCCGTCCTGCTGCCGGACGACCTCGTGCTGCCCACCGGAGTCCTTGCGCAGATGGCCGCGGTGCGCAGCGAGCACGGCGGCTCGGTGCTGTGCGCGTTCGAGGTGCCGGAGGATCAAGTCAGCGCCTACGGGGTCTTCGCCGTCGAGCCAACCGGCGGCGCGGACGCGGACGTCCTGCGGGTGACGGGGATGGTGGAGAAGCCCGCGCCCCAGGACGCGCCGTCGTCGCTGGCCGCCGCCGGCCGGTACATCCTCGACCGGGCCGTGTTCGACGCGCTCAGGAGGATCGAGCCGGGGGCCGGCGGGGAACTCCAGATCACCGACGCCATCGCGCTGCTCATCGACGAGGGGCACCCGGTGCACGTGGTGGTGCACCGCGGCCGGCGCCACGACCTGGGCAACCCCGGCGGGTATGTGCGTGCGGCCGTCGATTTCGCACTGCAGTCCGACGAGTACGGGGCGGAGCTGCGGACCTGGCTGCTGGAACACCTCGGCGTGCCGCAGGAGGCCGCGCGGGCGTGAACGCCCGGCGTATCCGGATCGACCGTCGATCCCGGCGGCGCGTGCGACCATGACCCTCGGGTCGGCAGGCAAGGAAGGGGACAGCCGCTTGCGTTCGGTGGAAGAACAGCTCAGTCGCGTGACGGCATCGGCCGTGGCGCCGCGGCCGGTCCGCGTCGCGATCTCCGAGGCGCAGGGCTTGCTGTGCGCGGAGGAGGTCGTGGCCACGCGTCCGCTGCCCGGGTTCGACCAGGCGGCCATCGACGGCTACGCGGTGCGCAGCGTGGACGTGCGCGATGCGGGTTCGGCGGTCACGGGGCCGGAGGGCGCACCCTCCGAACTCACCCTGCCGGTGGTCGGCGAGGTCTCGGCCGGGTCGCGCCGGCCGACGCGACTGCAGCCCGGCCAGGTGGTGCGGGTGCGCACCGGCGCTCCGTTGCCGACGCTGGCGGACGCGGTGCTCCCCACCGGCTGGACCAACGGCGGCCACGCGCGCGTGGCCGTCTATCAGCCCGTGCTCTCCGGGGCCTACGTCCGACGCACCGGCGACGACGTCCAGCCGGGCGATGTCGCGGTGAAGGCCGGCACGATCATCGGCCCGGCGCAGGTGGGGCTGCTCGCCGCCGTCGGCCGCGACAAGGTGCTGGTGCATCCGCGCCCGCGCGTCGCGGTGATCTCCGTGGGCGGCGAGCTCGTGGACATCGACCGCACCCCGGGTACGGGCCAGGTGTTCGACGTCAACTCGTACGCGCTGGCCGCGGCTGCGCGCGACGCCGGAGCCGAGGTGTCGCGCGTCGGCATCGCAGGTTCCGAGCCCGCCGAGTTCCGCGACGCGGTGGAGAGCTACCTGCTGCGCTCGGAGATCATCGTCATCGCAGGCGCCGCCGGCGGCATGGCCTCCGAGCGGTATCACGACGTGCTCGCCGAGCTCGGTTCTCTCGAGGTCGCGCGGGTGGCGATGCATCCGGGGTCGGTGCAGGGGTACGGGTTGCTGGGGGCGGAGAGCGTGCCCACCTTCCTGCTGCCGGCCAACCCGGTGAGCGCGCTCGTCGTGTTCGAGGTGATGGTGCGTCCGCTCATCCGGATCGCGCTGGGGCGGCGCCGGCCCATGCGCCGCAAGGTGCGGGCACGCACGGTGGCGCCGATCAGCTCCATCGAGGGGCGTACCGCTTTCCTGCGCGGCCAGCTGATGCGCGACGAGACCACGAACGAGTATCTGGTGCAGGCGCTCGGCGGGGCCGCGGGGTCGTCGTCCCATCTGCTCGCGACGCTCGCCGAGGCGAACTGCTTCGTCACGATCCCACCGGAGGTCAGCTGGGTCGATACCGGCGACGAGGTCGAGGTCGTCTTCCTGGCGCAACAGGGCTAGGCCGCACAGTGTCGGCGACGGGGCGTCGACTGGGCGCCGGCGAACGCTCGGAGCATCCGGGCTGGCCCGCGCACATCGGAGCACTGCAGGTGCCTGCGGGCGTGGTGACGTTGCGGCCGGTGCGGATGCGCGACGCGAAGCAGTGGAGCAGGGCCCGTATCCGGGATGAGGACCACCTGCGGCCGTGGGAACCGACGGGGGCGGAACCGTGGGTACTCCGCCACCGGGCGGCGGCGTGGCCGGCGATCTGCATGCGGCTGCGGATCGCGGCACGCCACGGGGCGATCATTCCGATGGTCATCGAGGTGGACGGCAGGTACGCAGGCCAGCTGACGGTCGGCAACATCGTGCGTGGTCCGCTGCGGTCGGCGTGGATCGGGTACTGGGTGTCCACCGACTACAGCGGCAGGCGGGTGGCGTCGGCCGCGGTGGCGCTCGCGGTGGACCACTGCCTGTCCCGGGTGGGACTGCACCGGCTCGAGGCGACGGTGCGCCCGGAGAATCTGGCGAGCCGGTCCGTGCTGCGCCGGTCGGGGTTTCGGGAGGAGGGGCTGTTGCGCAACTACATGGACGTCGACGGCGCGTGGCGCGACCACATCCTCGTCGGGATGACCACGGAGGACTTCGCGGACACCGCGGCGGCGCGGATGGTGCGCGCGGGCCGCGCCCGATGGCATTGACCCGCACCGGATGCCGCCGGTCCGTGTGATCCGGGGCGCGCACGGCGTGGCACGTTCCGATGAGCCCGGTCTGCCTCTAGCCTGATATGCACGGCTACCCGTCCGGGTGTCGTCGGAGGAACAGTGGAGGGGGTCGCCGCGTGCCGAACTCGCTTGTATGGATCGGGTTGGTCGTCGTGTGGATCTTCGTGCTGTTCCCCATGGTCACCGGCCGCCGGAAGCCGGTGCGGCGCACGGGCGAGGCGACCCTCGCCACGCGCGTGCTGCATCGGGGAGGAATGGCACGGCCGATGCGCCGCGGGCCCGCGGCCGGCCACGCCGGAGATCCCGACTGGGTCCCCACTGCGGAGCAGGAGCGGGCGCGTCACCGGCAATTCGAGCACCCGGACACCACGCGAGCGGAGGCTCAGATGGACAGTGGCACAACCCGCTCCGGCGGGTCGGACGTGGACGACGAGATCCTCGATGCAGAGGTCGTGGAGGACGAGGCCGGCGGGCGTGTGCGCACGGCGCACCGTTCGGATTCGGCAGCCGGCACGGTGCATGGCGCGGCGCACGATGAGGACGCCGGCGCGGGTCGGCCGGATGAGGACGGGCCGGATGCGGACGCGCGCGGCGCGGCGGCGGACCGGCGCGCGGCCGACGCGGAGCCCGTCGCGTCGGGGCCCGCCGACGGCTCCGAACCTACCGTGTCGAAGGAACTGGACACGGTCGACTCCGACGCGGCGCCCCGCCGTACGGGCCGCGGGGGCTTCGATCCGCGGGCGGACGCGATCGCCAGCGCCGAGAGGTACCGCACCCGCCAGCGGGTGGTCTTGTCGATGGCCGGCGGCATCGTCGTCACCGCGGTCTTCGCGCTGTTGTTCCTGCCGTTGTTCTGGTGGGGCACCGCGGCCTTCGCAGGGGCGGTGACGCTGTACCTGGGGTATCTGCGTCGGCAGGTGCGGCTCGAGGAGCAGATCCGGCGCCGCCGCATGGCGCGGCTGCAGAAGGCGCGCACGCAGGAGCAGGTGGACCGCCGAGCACGGGCAACGGTGCCCGGGCCTCCGCAGCGTCGCGGCGTGGTGGTGCTCGAATCGGATGACGGCGACCCGGACTTCGAACACCTGCCGCCGTACGCGCCAGCTGCGCACGAGGACCTGCGGCACGCGTCGGGGCAATGAAAACTGCTGGTCAGGACTCGATTTCGTGCTCGAGTCCGAACCTGCTATTGTTTTTCCCAGCGGTCCACAAGACCGCTTCGGGGCTGTGGCGCAGTTGGTAGCGCGACTCGTTCGCATCGAGTAGGTCAGGGGTTCGATTCCCCTCAGCTCCACCCGGAGAATGCCGGGGCATCCGACGAGATGCCCCGGCATTCTCCGTTTTGCTCCCCGAACCTGCGGCGCATCCTGTTGCGCGCCCTCGGTCCGCGCACTCGTCCTGCAATGCCGGAACCACGTGAACTTAGGCGCCTTGTCGCCGGTGATCGTGCCAATCGGGTGCGCGGAGTCGAGCGAGCGCAGTGGACGCGGCGTGCGTGCGACCGCCCTCGCGGGTTCCGGTGAACCCGCTGGCTACTATGACGGCATGCGTTCACAGAAGGGGACTTTCCGGGCCCTCCTCGCACTGTTCTTCGCGTCGGTGTTCCTTGCCGGCTGCTCGTCCGCCGACTCCGCAGAGACCGCCGGGGGACGCGGTGCCGCAAGCGATCCGGCCGTCTGGTTGGCGGCTTACGGGCTCGATGGCCTCGACGGACGGGAGATCATCGACACCCTGGACCGGATGCCGGTCGCCGAGCGCCCGGACGGGCTGCTCGCATCGGTGCGCGCGGACCAGGTCGTGCTCACACACGAGGACGGCGGGGAGGTGGCCGTGCCGCTGCCGGCCGACGAGTTCTATGTGTCCGTCGCCCCGTACACGGACACCACGCACCGATGCTTCTACCACAGCCTCACCACCTGCCTGGGCGAGCTGCGCAACGCCGACGTGCGCGTGACGGCCACGGACTCGGATGGGACGCAGGTGATCTCCACTGTGGAGATGCGCACGTTCGACAACGGCTTCGTCGGACTGTGGCTTCCGCGCGGCTTCGACGGCACCGTCACCCTCGAGCAGGACGGGCGCACGGCCACCGTCCCGGTTGCGACCGGAGGCGACGATCCCACCTGCCTGACCACCGCGCGTCTGACGTAGCGGACTCAGTCGCCGTCGCCGGATCCGGCGACGAATTCGGCGACGGCATGCGCGATCAGTCCGGACGAATGGAACGGTAGCCAGTGGCCGGTGACCAGGTCGGTGCGCGACAGGTCGTGCACCCACCGTTCCACGTCCGAGTAGATCGCGGGCCCGCAGCGCGATGTCACGCCGGTTGACCAGGAGCCGCACCGGGACCGTCGTCTGGCGTGGGTCGGGCCGGCGCAGCCGGGGGATGATGTTGGCCGAGTAGATGCGCAGGCCGCTGATCATGTCGCGCTGGAGCGACGGGGCCAGATGGATCCGCTCGGCCGGCGTCCCGTCGATGACGCGCAGGAACCTGCGCCAGAGCGCGGGCCGTCCGACGCTGCGGAAGAACAGCCGCGGCACCGCCGGCGTCATGAAGAACCCCGTGTACGCCGACGATGCCAGTTGGCTGAGCGCCTGACCGATGCCGCGTGCGGTGGGGCGGCTCAGTCGTTCCCGCACCCACACGGCCAGGTGGTCCAGGCTGGGGCCGGAGATGGACGTGAACGTGGCGATCCGCTCGTCGGCGTCCGCGCGGCACACGGCCTCCCATCCCTGCACCGAGCCCCAGTCGTGGCCGACGAGGTGCACCTTGCGGTCCGGGCTGACCGCGTCGATGACGGCGTAGAGGTCGTCGGCCAACTGGTCCAGGCTGAACTCCGACACCGTTCCGGGGACGGTGGACTCGCCGTGACCGCGGGTGTCGTAGGTGACGACACGGTGGTGCTCTGCCAACGCGGGGACGACGCCGTCCCACAGGCGGTGGGTGTCCGGCCAGCCGTGCACGAGCAGCACTGCGGGCCCGTCGGGATCGCCCTGCTCGAACACTGCCAGGTTGATGTCGCCGCGGGTGACGGTCCTGCGGCGTGGTGACGGGCTGGTCATTGCGGTGCTCCTCGGGTGCTCGTGCGCGCCGGCGGTGCGGCGTGCCGGCCGCCGCCACGTTGTTATTGTCCTACTGTCTAACAGTGGGCGTGACGGAGTGCACATTCGGGGATGGCGACAGGGGTGTGGAAGACCGGCATGCGGATCGTCGGACGCGGCGGCGTGCGCCCGTACGCGGTCAAGCGTCGGCCAGCAGCGCGATGCAGTCGATCTCCACCGTGGCCCCGTAGGGCAGGGCGCTGACCTCGAGGAATGTCCGAGCGGGACGAGGGTGGGAGAAGATCCGCTCGAATTGGCGGTTGGCCTCCTCACGCAACGTGACGTCGGTGACGAAGTAGGTCAGCTTCACCGCATGCTCGAGCCGGCCGCCGACGGTCGCGAGCCGTTCGGTCATGCGGTCGAGGGCGGCGTCGAGGGCCTCGCTGCGGCCGGGAACCGCCGTGCCGTCGGCGTCCACGGACAGCGCACCCGATACGAAGGCGAATCCGCCCGCCGCGTAGGCCGGACTGTAGGGATGCGGGTCGGGGTGGTGGCCACGGCGCGGAATGCGGAGTCATCGGGGCTCCCTTGTCGTCGGAGGGCCCGCGGCATCGCCCTGTCGGCCGTGCCGGCGCGGGGAGCCGGGTCGCCTGCGGGCAGTGGAGTCGAGTCGTGCCGGATCCTACCGGCGCGGCGCGGTCAGCACCGCTGATCGGCATCGCCGCCAGAACCGTGACCGCCCGGGCGGCGACGCCCTATCCTCGGCTCATGGGTCCGAGGCGATGGAACCGAGCGGGCATCGACGCGGCTGTGCAGGAAGCCGCCGGAGGCCTGGACGACGGGGGCGTGCCCGTCGGTGCAGCGTTGGAGGTCGGCGGTGTGCTCGTCGCGGCCGGGCGGAATCTCCGGGTGCAGGCCGGCGATCCGACGGCGCACGGGGAGATCGCGTGCCTGCGCGCGGCGGGGCGCCGCGCCTCGTACCGCGATGCCGTCCTTTACACCACGCTCGCGCCGTGTGCTATGTGCGCCGGCGCGATCATCCAGTTCGGGATTCCGTTCGTGGTGGTGGGGGAGGAGCGCACCTTCGGCGGCGAGGTGGGCCTTCTGCGCAGCCGCGGGGTGCAGGTGGAGGTGCTGGACGACCGGCGCTGCGTCGACCTCATGTCCCGCTTCCAACGCGAGCATCCCGACGTCTGGGCGGAGGACATCGGCGAGCCTCCGCCGCGCGGCTGACGCTGCAGCGAGGCCCGTGGCGACGGTAGGATGGCGTTGAGGGCAGATGGAGCTCCCGGGGCATCCGGTGGGCCGATCACCCAGGGGTGCAGTGGAAAAGGGGGTGCGAGGTGGTTGCGCGCACGGTCGACACCGTCTTCGCGGACGTCTCCGGATACCAGCGCCCCGTCGACGACAGTTATCCCCACCGTGTGCTGTCCATCAAATCCAACGACGGCACCATCCGCGATCCGAACTTCCCCGAGAACTACCGGTGGATGCGTGACGCGCTCGATGCCGGCCGGCTGGAGTTCGGCATCGTGTACTTCTTCTGGCGGCCCAACTGGCGGACGTGCGTGTCGGTGCAGCAGTCGATGATCGAGGCGGCCGGCGGCCTGCACCCGCGGATCGTCTGCATGATCGACGTCGAGTCCGACCGTTCCCAGTACGGGGACCACTCCGCGGGGATCAACGGCGCATTCGGACTGTTGGCGCAGTGGCTGGGTGACCGGCGGCGCGTCATCGGATATGCCAATGCGGGCGATTTCCAGTCGATGTGGCCGGACCGCCCCGCGGGTCTCCGCGTGATCGGCGCGGGCTACCCGGTGGACCCTCGCCTGCCCGGCGAGATCGCGCACCAGTACACCGACGGCAGACTCGGCGGCATCCCCGGCTACCCGATGGGGGCACCCCCGTTCGGGCCCTGCGACATGAACCTCGCGGCAGGCGTGAGCGCAGCGGAGGTTGCCGCCGAGTGCGGCATCGCGGCCCCCGCGCTGGATTCGCGTGCCGTCGACCGGTACAAGGCCGCGTTCATGAGTGCAGTCGGGTCCGATGTCAAGGATGTCCGCGAGCAGCTGTACGGCGAGGATGCGCGCGACGAGGGCGAGTACACGGGGTGGCCGCAGCTCGGGGGCCGTACCGTGACAGACGGTGTCGCGGCGGTACTGACGGCGCTGCGTGACAGGTGATCCCGGCGGCCTGAGTGCTGTGGTGGTGCTGGATGCACGCTGCAGCGAACGAACATGCGAGGGCAGAGCACATGCGAGGTTGTGCGCACAGACGATGAGGAGGCGGGCGATATGACGAGTCAGGTTGATCGGGTCAACGCGTTCACGGCCGCATTCGACGGCGCGATAGGCAGCGACGTCAAGGATGTGCGCGAGCAGTTGTGCGGCAAAGGCGCGCGGGATGCGGGCGAGTACACGGGGTGGCCGCAGCTCGGCGGCCGCACGGTGGTGGACGCGCTCGCCGCCATCGGCGCCGCGCTCGGCGTGCCAGGCATGTACGACCCGCACGCCGAGCAGCAGACAGGGCGGCAACCCGGACAGCAGGCCGCGCAGCGATCGCAACAGCGGTCCGCCTAACCCCGCGATCCCTCACTCAGAGGCCGAAGCGGTCCGCCACCTGCGCGCGCGTCAGCCCGAAATCCTCGAGCGTGTACTGGTGCGCGGGTTTGCGGGCGCCGGAACGGCTCTCGGCGTGCATGGCCTCCATCGCACGCTGCGCCCCGGCGTTCAGCGTGATCCCGAACCTGTCGTACACCGCCGTGACGGTGCCGAGCGGGTCGGCGACGAAGTCGGAGTAGTCGACGTCCACGAACTGTGCAGGGTCGTACCGGGCGCGCGCGGTGTTGAACGTGTCGAGCCCCCGCGCCCACAGCTCCAGCTGGCCGGGGCCGATGTTCTCGCCGCGGAACACCTCCGACCATCCGTCGGTGGCGTGCGAGGCGAGGCTGCACGCGGAGGCCATCGCGGTCACCGGGTCGCGGTGGGTCTGGATGATGAGCGCGTCCGGATACACCGCCATGATCTCGTCGAGCGCGAACAGGTGGCTGGGGTTCTTGAGCACCCAGCGCTTGTCCTGGTCGTTCAGGCCGATCAGCTGCAGGTTGCGCTTGTGCCGGGCGTAGGCGCCGGTCCAGTCCTGCCCGGCCAGCCACGCCGAGTAGGAGGGCAGGTGGCCCAGGCATTCGTAGGAGACGGACAGGAACGTCTGGCGCAGCAGTTGCCAGCATTCCTCGACCTCGGCGGCCGACATGTAGTGCACGCCCATGAACTCGGGGTTCTCCACGTGATGCCGGCGGAAGCCCTCCTCGATGGCGCTGAACACCGGATCGGACTCCCAGCTCTCGCGCGGCGGCCTGGGCTGGGGCATCTCGGTCAGCCACATCTCGAGGCCCTGGTGGCCGGGGTCGGCATTGAGGAGTCGATGCAGCGCTGTGGTCCCTGTGCGCGGCAGGCCGGTGACGAAGATCGGGCGTTCGATCGCGACGTCGGCGTGTTCGGGGTGCTGCTTCCACGCCGCCTCGGACAGCAGTCGCGCGATGAGGGCGCCGCGGAGGAACACCCGGGACATCTTGCTGCCGAGCGGCGTGAGCACCTCGTCGCGGGCATAGGAGTCCAACAGCACCCCGAGCGCCTCGGAATAGTCGTCCGCACCGAAATCGTCCAGGCCGGTCTTGGCGGTCGCGGATGTGTGGAGGTCGTCGATCGTCCCGACGGTGGTGCGGTCGGTGGAGGTCATCGTGGGCCTTCCCTGGTGTCGTGGGCCGGGGCCCGTCAGTGGTGGTATTCGCCGCAGTTGACGTCGAGGCATTGGCCGGTGATGGCGGCCGCCATCGGCGAGGCGAGGAAGACGACGGCATCGGCGATCTGGTCCGGCTCGGGCAGCCGGCGCAGGTCGGAACCCGCGGCGGTGTGGGCATAGATCTGCTCGACGGTGGTGCCGTACTTGTCGGCTTGGTGCGCGAAGTACCCCTGCAGCGTGGGCCCCCAGATGAAGCCGGGGGCGACGGAGTTCACGCGGATGCCCTGCGGCCCCAGCTCGGTGGCGAGGGATTGCGACATCGACAGCAGCGCGGACTTGGCCAGCTTGTAGCTGCCGTAGCGCTCCTGGGAGTGGCGCAGCACCATCGAGTTGATGTTCACGACCGCACCGGCGGATTCTGTCAGCGCATCCGTGAAAAGCTGCGTGAGCCGCAGCGCGCCGAACACCGTGAGCTCGATGGCGTCGCGGATGTGGGCGAAGTCGGTCTGCGCGAAGGGCTTGCGTGACGGGATCGTGAAGGCGTTGTTGACCAGCGTGTCGACCCGCCCGAACTCGGCCGTCGCGGCGTCGCGGAGGGCCGCGGCGGAATCGGCGTCCGTGATGTCGGTGGGCACGACGAGCGCACGCCGGCCGAGGGCGCGCACCTGCCCGGCGACCTCGTCGAGGCGGTCCTTGGTCCGTGCTGCGAGCACGACGTCGGCACCCTGGCCGGCGCACCGCAGGGCGATGGCCTG is a window from the Tomitella gaofuii genome containing:
- a CDS encoding SAF domain-containing protein encodes the protein MAGGFGRGASDAAHRTRDLRAGPFQRMRAAWAPGWPRVVALRRCAAAVLAVTAVVLAVRGDPAADEVDVVIAARDLSPGAEVTAADLAVVQRAARAVPRGALSTQERALGRMIAAPVRAGEALTDVRLLGEPLARAAAGVQDARLVTVRLADPALAEVVHAGDLVDIIAAPPDDQSPATGPTAAVPGRAGRLPPAGPRRDGSPLTMAIAAPVVLVPPAADARSRRGRILLVALPAQEAARVASASMTRAMTVTMH
- a CDS encoding FmdB family zinc ribbon protein; this translates as MPTYSYACTECGNSFDIVQKFSDDALTVCSDCGGRLRKLFNSVGIVFKGSGFYRTDSRSGTVPAGASSDSSSSGSSSDSSGSGSSSGSSGSAAGGAKSGSGAQSSPAPAASGSAAG
- a CDS encoding 5-formyltetrahydrofolate cyclo-ligase — encoded protein: MSSNDPSDGAAYAAAARHADRRPYGDARPVAVDKHAWRRRFRALRAAAGHDALRAESDALAAVWRTEILTTLPRGTTICAYVPTDAEPGDMRMLDDALAAGLRVLLPVTGAPGPLSWAPHTGRTALRTARYGLLEPPGPVLDPSVIAEAALILVPAVAVDRRGVRLGRGAGYYDRTLPAAAPGAAMVCAVGDDELVDELPEDPHDVRIGTVLTPGEGVFRVVRK
- a CDS encoding UTP--glucose-1-phosphate uridylyltransferase, whose amino-acid sequence is MTSRSAADEPAVSPQWGAGPFRTAIVPAAGLGTRFLPATKTVPKELLPVVDTPGIELVAGEAAEAGARRLIIITNEGKDGVVAHFRSDPELEATLAERGKTELLAKVRRAPELIDVKAVVQPSPHGLGHAIGCAESALAADEDAVAVLLPDDLVLPTGVLAQMAAVRSEHGGSVLCAFEVPEDQVSAYGVFAVEPTGGADADVLRVTGMVEKPAPQDAPSSLAAAGRYILDRAVFDALRRIEPGAGGELQITDAIALLIDEGHPVHVVVHRGRRHDLGNPGGYVRAAVDFALQSDEYGAELRTWLLEHLGVPQEAARA
- the glp gene encoding gephyrin-like molybdotransferase Glp — encoded protein: MRSVEEQLSRVTASAVAPRPVRVAISEAQGLLCAEEVVATRPLPGFDQAAIDGYAVRSVDVRDAGSAVTGPEGAPSELTLPVVGEVSAGSRRPTRLQPGQVVRVRTGAPLPTLADAVLPTGWTNGGHARVAVYQPVLSGAYVRRTGDDVQPGDVAVKAGTIIGPAQVGLLAAVGRDKVLVHPRPRVAVISVGGELVDIDRTPGTGQVFDVNSYALAAAARDAGAEVSRVGIAGSEPAEFRDAVESYLLRSEIIVIAGAAGGMASERYHDVLAELGSLEVARVAMHPGSVQGYGLLGAESVPTFLLPANPVSALVVFEVMVRPLIRIALGRRRPMRRKVRARTVAPISSIEGRTAFLRGQLMRDETTNEYLVQALGGAAGSSSHLLATLAEANCFVTIPPEVSWVDTGDEVEVVFLAQQG
- a CDS encoding GNAT family N-acetyltransferase; translated protein: MSATGRRLGAGERSEHPGWPAHIGALQVPAGVVTLRPVRMRDAKQWSRARIRDEDHLRPWEPTGAEPWVLRHRAAAWPAICMRLRIAARHGAIIPMVIEVDGRYAGQLTVGNIVRGPLRSAWIGYWVSTDYSGRRVASAAVALAVDHCLSRVGLHRLEATVRPENLASRSVLRRSGFREEGLLRNYMDVDGAWRDHILVGMTTEDFADTAAARMVRAGRARWH
- the glpR gene encoding gephyrin-like molybdotransferase receptor GlpR, with product MPNSLVWIGLVVVWIFVLFPMVTGRRKPVRRTGEATLATRVLHRGGMARPMRRGPAAGHAGDPDWVPTAEQERARHRQFEHPDTTRAEAQMDSGTTRSGGSDVDDEILDAEVVEDEAGGRVRTAHRSDSAAGTVHGAAHDEDAGAGRPDEDGPDADARGAAADRRAADAEPVASGPADGSEPTVSKELDTVDSDAAPRRTGRGGFDPRADAIASAERYRTRQRVVLSMAGGIVVTAVFALLFLPLFWWGTAAFAGAVTLYLGYLRRQVRLEEQIRRRRMARLQKARTQEQVDRRARATVPGPPQRRGVVVLESDDGDPDFEHLPPYAPAAHEDLRHASGQ
- a CDS encoding CueP family metal-binding protein; amino-acid sequence: MRSQKGTFRALLALFFASVFLAGCSSADSAETAGGRGAASDPAVWLAAYGLDGLDGREIIDTLDRMPVAERPDGLLASVRADQVVLTHEDGGEVAVPLPADEFYVSVAPYTDTTHRCFYHSLTTCLGELRNADVRVTATDSDGTQVISTVEMRTFDNGFVGLWLPRGFDGTVTLEQDGRTATVPVATGGDDPTCLTTARLT
- a CDS encoding RidA family protein, with protein sequence MPRRGHHPDPHPYSPAYAAGGFAFVSGALSVDADGTAVPGRSEALDAALDRMTERLATVGGRLEHAVKLTYFVTDVTLREEANRQFERIFSHPRPARTFLEVSALPYGATVEIDCIALLADA
- a CDS encoding nucleoside deaminase, translating into MGPRRWNRAGIDAAVQEAAGGLDDGGVPVGAALEVGGVLVAAGRNLRVQAGDPTAHGEIACLRAAGRRASYRDAVLYTTLAPCAMCAGAIIQFGIPFVVVGEERTFGGEVGLLRSRGVQVEVLDDRRCVDLMSRFQREHPDVWAEDIGEPPPRG